In one Natator depressus isolate rNatDep1 chromosome 26, rNatDep2.hap1, whole genome shotgun sequence genomic region, the following are encoded:
- the PDLIM2 gene encoding PDZ and LIM domain protein 2 → MSMTVNLTGPAPWGFRITGGRDFRKPIIVSKVMERGKAAAGDLRPGDIIVSINGDSTANMLNVEAQNKIKQSSGQLQLQVDRSPLFFPGQTNGESSPEMLAMRFQDVVRTRDDSQGSVRSSYSSPASLSPRPGSPFSSSSPGCRPGSPYSPQRPSLPSEGRVEMVVSSRSFQSLASSPSVFEDRSPSPYGHQRSGSRQERGSFCHPSSSPVAALPLINHTPSPLGPWEMGGVPGRASPSYSPRNSLDLEPAMRRLEEDSEVYKMMQENREIRAAPRQSNTFRLLQVALETDGGVGTTTPFPSQLSPSSHKPVTSSVAGVQKLHTCEKCGTGITTQAVRIQESRYRHPACYVCADCGLNLKMRGHFWVGEELYCEKHARQRYQGPGEGAAAATGVSSKS, encoded by the exons ATGTCAATGACGGTGAATCTGACCGGACCGGCCCCCTGGGGCTTCCGTATCACGGGAGGAAGGGACTTCAGAAAGCCTATCATTGTGTCCAAG GTGATGGAGCGCGGTAAGGCCGCTGCAGGGGACCTCCGACCTGGTGACATCATCGTCTCCATCAATGGCGACAGCACGGCCAACATGCTCAATGTGGAGGCCCAGAACAAGATCAAGCAGAGCTCCGGCCAGCTCCAGCTTCAAGTGGACAG GTCCCCGTTGTTTTTTCCCGGCCAGACCAATGGTGAGAGCTCCCCAGAGATGTTGGCCATGAGGTTCCAG GATGTTGTGCGAACCAGGGATGACAGCCAGGGCTCAGTGAGGTCCTCCTACTCCAGCCCGGCGTCCCTCAGCCCCCGGCCCGGCAGCCCCTTCTCATCCTCGTCACCCGGGTGCCGGCCTGGCAGCCCCTACAGCCCCCAGAGGCCCAGCCTGCCCTCCGAGGGCAGAGTGGAGATGGTGGTGAGCAGCCGCAG CTTCCAGTCTCTGGCCAGTTCTCCCAGTGTCTTTGAGGATCGCTCCCCCTCACCCTATGGGCACCAGCGTTCAGGCAGCAGACAG GAACGGGGCAGCTTCTGCCACCCGAGCAGCTCTCCGGTTGCAGCTCTGCCTCTGATCAACCACACACCATCCCCTCTCGGCCCTTGGGAGATGGGGGGGGTCCCGGGCAGGGCCTCACCCTCGTACAGCCCCCGCAACAG CCTGGACTTGGAGCCGGCCATGCGGCGCTTGGAGGAGGACTCTGAGGTCTACAAAATGATGCAGGAGAACCGCGAGATCCGGGCCGCTCCGCGGCAGTCCAACACCTTCCGCCTGCTCCAGGTGGCTCTGGAGACTGACGGGGGAG TGGGCACCACGACCCCCTTTCCCAGCCAGCTGTCCCCCAGCTCCCACAAGCCAGTCACCAGCTCCGTGGCCGGGGTCCAGAAGCTGCACACGTGTGAGAAGTGTGGCACTGGCATCAC GACCCAGGCAGTGAGGATCCAGGAGAGCCGCTACCGTCACCCCGCCTGCTACGTCTGTGCCGACTGTGGCCTCAACCTCAAGATGCGGGGCCACTTCTGGGTGGGCGAGGAGCTGTACTGCGAGAAGCATGCCCGCCAGCGCTACcagggccccggggagggcgctGCTGCTGCCACGGGCGTCTCCTCCAAGTCCTGA